In the Salvia miltiorrhiza cultivar Shanhuang (shh) chromosome 8, IMPLAD_Smil_shh, whole genome shotgun sequence genome, GAGAAGAATGGTGATTTCGcgattttaatttttacataacTTGATAATAAAAAGTGAACTAATAAAATAACCACTTTAAAATAATGAAGATAAATCTTTGCCATTagttaatataaaaaataaaaataaagccaCACACTCTTTTTAATTAATGCAAAAGGAGTAAAAGATGTGaaaaatgtgaaaatatatatttctacCCTATAAAACTTGTAAAAAGTGgggaaaaatggtgaaaatatatgttttccactcttttccatcaaagagaacgcgccactaaaagaaaaggagaaaaagatGATAGAAAGAAGAAAACAAGGATATAAAAGTTATGCTTAATAATGCTAGAACTTGTAAGATTCTAATTGTGATGCAAATTGAAACTTTGTTTTAATGTTATATGATATGATGCATTAATTGATATGATGCTCTCTGCTTATTTATCGCCTCGAAGTTGGATGGATTATTTAAACATCCTCTACTCATACCATTCTTATCTATCTTATCCACTAAATCAAACTTCCCTTTAAAGAATTCTCAGGGCTGTATTAAAAGCTCAAATTAAAATAGAACTCGAAACACaccaaaaaaaaggaaaagaaaatcaaGAAAGAAAAAGTGCTCTGCCCAGAAAATTCAAATTGTAGTTTCATTACTACTTTCGTCTATGCAAAATGAAGTCTTGTTACTACTTTCATCTGTTTACAAAAACAAGGAAAAACATGCAATTGATAAAGTAAAACCAAATATCCTGTCTTGCCAGTTAGAACTTACTTGCAAGATTCTAATGGTGATGCAAATTGAAACTTTGTTGTGTTATATGATATGCTCAACATTCTTTCATTGGTGTTGCTGGGATTGGGTTCAACTTCCACAGCTGCTGAATCCTCTGTTTCACTATCTTCATCTTCAACGTTGTTGTCTGAATTTTTGTCATTATCCTTCTCTTCAGACTCAACAACTACACTGTCATCATTCTTATTCTTCCGCCTTGTCTCCATGCTCCTCAGAAGCTCCCCTATCTCTGCCATGGCTTTAGAATCATACTCACTGCAATCAAGTATTAATGTTTGGAGTTAAAACAATAACAGATAGTTCAAGTTTGATGGGATGTAACTAACAATAAACAACATGCAATAAGGCTGGACTCTGGAGTGTTGGATATTATGAAATCAAATTAATAGCTTTCTGAAGAAAAGATCATAAAAACAGAACAATAGACACATGCCTGAGAGATTGACATTTATATATCCTCATGTCATTTTGAAGCTTATTTGATTCTATTAGAAAATCTAAAACAAAGCTCAAAATGGCTCAATAAGAGCTTGACAGTTACTCAAAATGCCCCTCCAAATCCACCTGAAAAGTAGACAAGAAATGAGGTACAAGATTCACATTAGCCAAGAAAAGTAATACTACCACTTTTGTGTCTATGGGCATAAATAGTGTTGTGAATCCTTAGTTTAGAAGTGATCTACTCAAAATAATTCCTTACAATGATCAATAAAGTTTGAGTCTTTGAGATTCATATCGATTGTGAAACAAATTGGTATCCAAACATGCATCTAATTCAACCCTCGACATAATAATCCTATCAACTAAAGTTCAAACAAAGAATATATATGgaattactaaaaaaattatgaaaataagttGAGGATGTCATGATGGAGAAAATGGATACTCACTTATTCCTTCACTAGATCGCTTGCTTCACCTTCTTATTCTTTAGAGGCATGCACTGTTTCCTCGTTTCATTTTCTACTGTTTCACTTGGTTCCTTTCAGTTTCTTCAGGTTTAACTGTATCAacacaaagaagaattaatGGAAAAAAGCTGAATTGACGATTCGCTGTAAAAAAGTGTAAacaaactcaaaataattaatctCCTATTGCATGTTTAAGCATACAAGCAGAAAGATCGTATATTGTAcatgtaattaatgttattttaatttataatatattattaaaaaaatctattaattcattacttttattagataatttattggatgaatatatttatttacaagccttatcaatagctatagatataaaatattctttatagatttgggtgataaataaatgtatatcaaaatagatttatattttatatataataataataaatatataatatgggtaaaatagacaatccacaagttgtgccttagactgccttaggctctttttctattagtatagattgaGATGAAGTGGAACACCAAACTAAGCCCCACAATTTTATGTATGTCACTATATTTCattcttatatattttaataatattttttataaaaataaattgtaatactatgaattattcttaattattatttcaaaaaaaatattttttttataaaaatatataccctattattaacaaataaaaatgaaattaaatgataaaaaataattatataccgtAATTAGATGgaatgaactctaattaataatcataaaattaaactaatgcATTCAAAGTTGAAATTAgagaaaaatatacatataaataaaattgaaagtgacaCATGTGGTGCGCTAAATCTCGATCCCCAAACTAATAGCAATTGAATTAGAAACTCCATAGAATAAGATAATAGTAGATTTTACTAGGCTACTTCAATTTTTGATAAGTCGAATTTTTTCAAATGAAATACACATGCAACTGTTTCTATAAAAGATATTTGATACTCACCTTCACCGTCATGGTCAATGCGTTTGTATCCATTAACTTCGAGGCGCCGCATTGCATCCACAGTCTCCAAACTCAACTTAGGAACGCCTCTAATATACAAAAATTTTAGACGAGGGAATATAGGGAGGGATGTGATTGTGAAGCTTCTTCCTTCTGATTCTTCTTCTCCCCACCTATCTGATATTTCTCTCAAATTCGGGCACGAACTTATTTCCAAATAAGAGAGAGTCTCGCTGTTACTCAATAACCAATCAGCTGGCAGACATTCCACACCGATTCCATCAATTGACAAATATTCAAGACATGACGAGACATGACTTGGAACACTCATCAATTGCGGGCAAACATAAATTTCCAAACATTGGAGGCGAGGAAATAGCTTGACTTCACTTCCATCCGAAATTTCTATTTCTGCCCACTCTGCCAGCTTAGGCATGTATTTCAATTCCAACCTCTTGAGAGCTGGAAAAACAATGCGTGTGTCCTTGTTCACCATTCCGTAGAATGATGAATTTATACTCTTCAAATTGCTCCATCCTCCCAACACAAGGGACTTGAGATTGGGCAAGTGCACCAACATTGGGATCTCTTCACATTCATTGCAGCAAATGAGTGATAATGACATTAAGTTGTTAAGTAGCACCCAAGAGCCTTGAGGCGCATCTCGAACTGACATCTTCTCAGTCCATAATGGAAATCTTTTGCCTTTGTAATTGGAAATCTTTAACTCCCTCAGATCTGAGTGAGGTTGAAGGCCTTCCAATACATCCTCATCATTTCTTTCACCTTCTCTTCTGCCATATCTATCCCATTCCAAACACAAGGTCaatatttttgactttttgaataAATTGACTTTCCAAGCCTCTTCCTTGTCATGAACCCTTTCCAGATTCCAAATCCATAGCTCTCCTTTAAGATTATTCAAACTTCCGAGCTCTTCAATTTTGCAGCCATTCTCGTCGCCCACTGGAAAGTACTTTAGCGTTTGGAGAGAAGTTAATCTCCCAATTCCCATAGGCAAATACTCTACATTGTAATCAATATAAAGATGCCTCAAGTTAATCAAGTACTTAATCGTACTTGGCAGTTTTCTCCTAATTCTGAAATCTGATGAGTCTACTCTCAACGTCTGCAAGTGAAAGAATTCACCAATCCAATCCGGCAAAACTTCAATACTTGTCTTTGAAATGTCAAAATCTCTCAAATGTATCAACTTTTGAATCGAACTTGGCAGCTCTTTAACTTGATATCCAGACTCAAGACGTAAAACATGCAAACTTTCGAAGTCTGAGAAGTTGATACCAGAACTACTACCACTGAATGATATTAACAATGTTCGCAAATATTTTGCCATTTCTTTTGATTTGTCTCCACTTGATTCGTCTCCACAATAGTTGTCTCCGACAATCATGTATCGAACTCGGCTGCTACCACCTGTATTGTTAGAGGAACTTGAAACAGAACAAGCGAGATCGTGCACAAGATCATGCATGCCACACTCTTCTACATTTCCATCATCATCTCTCCATAAAATTACTTGCAGTAAAGAGTTGTGAAGAAGAACGTTGATAAATTTTTCGCCCACGGACTCCATGTCATCCCTTTCATCAGCTTGAAGAAAACCTTCTGCCATCCACATCTCAATCAGTTCTTGTTTGATGATTTTGGAGCCTTTAGGAAACATCGCACAGTACGCAAAGCACTTCTTAAGTGATGGCAAAGACAAATTATCGAAGCTCAATCTCAATATTTTTGTGATATTATCTCCTCCTTCATCGGCTGAAAGCCATTTCTCCTCTATTGAACGCCATTTTTCCTCATCAGATTGATTGCTCAGTATTCCCCCAACTACGTTGGCAGCTAATGGCAAACCTTGACATTTTCTTGCAATCCTTTTCCCAATAGTCTCAAATTCTGATGGAGCGTTTCCTTCTCCAAAAGTTTTTACTTCGATTATCGACCAACACTCTTCCACTGATAAGCCTTCCAACTCATGTGTATGAATTGGTTTCACAATTGAAGTAACCTGCATACTTCTGGTGGTAACAACAATGGCATTTCCCTTGACACAACTAACTCCCAATAAGGATTTCATAAAATCTTCCCATATAGAAAGATCTTCATTCCATACATCATCAAGTACAAGAAGATAAGTTTTATCTTTCAAAGCTTGTTGAAGCTTTGAAAGAATATCTTGCTTACTCTCACCTTCAACTTGATCGGTCAACTCTTTGAGAATTTTCTTCAAAATAGTCATTGCATCAAAATGTGGGGAAACATGCACCCAAATATGTGATCCAAACCGAGTCTCATCCTTGAGATGATTGAAGACTTTCCTAGTCAATGTCGTCTTCCCCAGTCCCCCCATCCCGACAATGGAAATAATGGAAACTTTGCGTTCATCATTTGTGATGCTATTGGTAAGCATCTCAACTATTTCCAACTTAACACCATCTCTTCCAATAAAAACTGGATCATCACTGAATGAATCAGTTTCCGAAGAAGCAATAACCAAAGTGGGCTCATTGGCAAGCTTCTCTACGAGGCCAAGGTTGGCGGCCTCTTTGTTAATGGACTCCAAATTCTCATTGATTTCTTTGATTGTAAGAGCCATATTTCGAGAACGTGAAAGATTGTTGCAGCATGAGAAGCATGAGAGGCGTGAGAAGCATGATGGCACCTTTTCATCCTCGGGCTCAGTGGGCTTGATTTGTTTGGAGAGAATATTATAGTTGATCTCATCCAAAACATTGTCAGCATCAAACGCCATATCTTCAAGCTTCTTCAGCCAGTTCTTGATAGCACCGCTGGTGATGGTACGCGTCTCGGCATCGTTCAAGAAATTTTTGATCATGTCGAGATTCCCAGCTAGCTTTGCTGCATTTTTGTGGAGATCTCGGATCTGAGAGATCTCTTTCTTGCAAAGGTCGATGAGGTTTTGAACTAGAGTTTGAAGGACGGCGGCAGCAGCTTCTCCTTCCATTGTTTGTGCTGATAacttggagagagagagagaaattgagtgagAGAGATAGCAAAGCAGTAGAATTGGATGAGTGATGCAAGCTCAAGATTTTACAGCCTTTCATTCTAGATTTGGTTTGCTTTTTCCACTTTTTTAAAATACTTTGACTAGTTAACTCGCGAATGATTTGGTGGGtagtattaatataaaaaattgtaaatataatatttagttAATATTTTAACAATTTGGTAAAcgtattaaaatatataaatatgacaCCTTTATAAATTGGATACATAGAAATTTCTACACGACAAGAAAATTGTACATTCTTTCTTTTCCCGTTTTCACATAACACTTCAACGtgtggaaaaataaaataaaaaacaatctCTCTATCTTTGGTCATAGTTAATCACCACAAAATCCTCCTCTCCAAATAAGCCGAGAATTGGGAGGAAGATAATTACATATTTAGAAGTTGACATTGTTTTGATGTTTAAGTTGAAAAAAAGTCCAAAAAACAATTCATGTTAGACTCTGATGAGATGAATCATCTTTTCATCATCAAATTTTATATAGCAAAATATTTTAGGAAAAACGCtaaatatttaaagaatttTAAAGAGAAAACAAAATTTAGTGACACAAATCACTTATaacctttattttttatataaaaagtgGCTGTTAACCGAACTATACTTGTACTCATTAAACACTAAACGCAAATTGCTGATCCTCACCAGCAAATATTTATAACTTGAAAATCTATGCGAAAAGTGATATTAAATAAAAGTCGAACATGAAGGATATTGTTAAGTAAATTATGAGTAGATGGTGTAAATGAAAATTATGTGTGAACTAGACAGTGTCAAAAAATATGGTGCGTAAATTTCGAAGATGTATAAAAAAAGGTGCATAAATATGGGAGGACAAATTAAGTACTATAAAATGAAATGATTAtactcataaaaaattatttattaaaataatttatcttcAATACACGCCATCTCTTTTAGGATTTATAAAAAAAGCCAATTACTTAACCCATCAAATATAGTAGTATCTCTTTCACAACTCAATTTTAATGGAACATTtcctcaaaataataataataataataataataataataataataataataataataataataataataataataataataataataataatgatgatgatgatgggaCTCTTTCCCCCCACTTTATACACATCTTAATTGTGATAATTTATTAAACCCATTGCTCCCAAAAAACACTATAATTTTCATGGACATAATGAGTATATATCATAGGGCGTAATCCAAATAAAAATTTGTTATTGTAAGAATTAAGAAAACTCTATCATCAAAACATATGAGCAAAACTCAAAGTATAAAATCTCATAAGAGAATGGCCAAACATGATAATTAGTACAAAAGGAAAcaccaaaaaaaagaagaaaaaaaatctcaaattttcaCTACACACAATCAACAAGCAGAATTGAAATTCATCTTCACCTTAATTAAAGACGGCGGTAGCAGCTGCTGCTTccttagagagagagacagagaaattgagtgagagagagagagaggattaaGGAGCAGAATTGGATGAGTGATGCTTTCATTCATTTAAGATatggttttcttttttcattttttataattcaatCTTTGCCGACACTTTTTTTAAACTATGACTTTGACTATGTATTACCTCTTTATAATGCAATTTAATATTTCCAATTAAAAGACAAGAAAATTGAGCATTCTTCTTTTTCCCGGTTCACATAATACTTCAAGATGTATTCGCTTTTTATccctttaaataaaataataatataataaagtaTATTAAAAATGGAAAAGCTGaagttggtggtggtggtggcaaaCCAATTTATCAACACTACTTATTCCTTTATGCTTTTGTGTTTAGGGGAATAATCAATCAAGTCCACATACACAAATACAAGTGCAACAACACTAACACTAACCGGCCACATGACATCCTCTGTTCCACTATTTAGTTAGCTCGTGAATGATTTGGTGGGctattaatataaaaaactgTAAATGTAATACAGTAATTAGTTAATATTTTAACAATGTGGTAAAGAGAAACACAATACAAATTAACAACATTGTTATGTCCCCACTCACCGCATCACCCTTCTTTTTTCCTCCAATAATACAATGCTTTTCTCCTTACTTTATtcttgtctctctctctctctcttaaaacTAAAAATGGAAAAGCTGaagttggtggtggtggtggcaaaCCAATTTATCAACACTACTTATTCCTTTATGCTTTTGTGTATAGGGGAATAATCAATCAAGTCCACATACACAAATACTAATGCAACAACACTAACACTAACTGGCCACATAAGATCCTCTATCCCACTATTTTGTGTTTTTACCGtgtaacttttaatttattataatttttaattatattttctttaattttaatttattatgctttaatattataaaaagataattaacaagggttcactcatccaattaggatttataattatttttttatatttatttgaattaataattgattatttgagttcattaattcaaagttatgatatataattttttaaaatttcaatgtttagtgataaatattaattagagttcataatataataatattttttatttttataaaaaataattataaaatagataaattacgAATAATACACAGTGGTACACTACTAACTGCGGGGAAGTATTAATTATAACTTGAAAATCTGTGCCAAAAgctatattaaaaaaagttGAACATGAATGATATTGTTAAGTAAATTGTGAGTAAATgatgtaaattataaataaaattgtgaaaattatgcGTGAGCTAGATAGTGTCAAAAAATATTTCGAAGATGTATAAAAAAAAAGGTGCATAAATATGGGAGGACAGATGAAGTACTATAA is a window encoding:
- the LOC130999814 gene encoding putative disease resistance protein RGA3 isoform X1 is translated as MEGEAAAAVLQTLVQNLIDLCKKEISQIRDLHKNAAKLAGNLDMIKNFLNDAETRTITSGAIKNWLKKLEDMAFDADNVLDEINYNILSKQIKPTEPEDEKVPSCFSRLSCFSCCNNLSRSRNMALTIKEINENLESINKEAANLGLVEKLANEPTLVIASSETDSFSDDPVFIGRDGVKLEIVEMLTNSITNDERKVSIISIVGMGGLGKTTLTRKVFNHLKDETRFGSHIWVHVSPHFDAMTILKKILKELTDQVEGESKQDILSKLQQALKDKTYLLVLDDVWNEDLSIWEDFMKSLLGVSCVKGNAIVVTTRSMQVTSIVKPIHTHELEGLSVEECWSIIEVKTFGEGNAPSEFETIGKRIARKCQGLPLAANVVGGILSNQSDEEKWRSIEEKWLSADEGGDNITKILRLSFDNLSLPSLKKCFAYCAMFPKGSKIIKQELIEMWMAEGFLQADERDDMESVGEKFINVLLHNSLLQVILWRDDDGNVEECGMHDLVHDLACSVSSSSNNTGGSSRVRYMIVGDNYCGDESSGDKSKEMAKYLRTLLISFSGSSSGINFSDFESLHVLRLESGYQVKELPSSIQKLIHLRDFDISKTSIEVLPDWIGEFFHLQTLRVDSSDFRIRRKLPSTIKYLINLRHLYIDYNVEYLPMGIGRLTSLQTLKYFPVGDENGCKIEELGSLNNLKGELWIWNLERVHDKEEAWKVNLFKKSKILTLCLEWDRYGRREGERNDEDVLEGLQPHSDLRELKISNYKGKRFPLWTEKMSVRDAPQGSWVLLNNLMSLSLICCNECEEIPMLVHLPNLKSLVLGGWSNLKSINSSFYGMVNKDTRIVFPALKRLELKYMPKLAEWAEIEISDGSEVKLFPRLQCLEIYVCPQLMSVPSHVSSCLEYLSIDGIGVECLPADWLLSNSETLSYLEISSCPNLREISDRWGEEESEGRSFTITSLPIFPRLKFLYIRGVPKLSLETVDAMRRLEVNGYKRIDHDGEGEYQISFIETVACVFHLKKFDLSKIEVA
- the LOC130999814 gene encoding putative disease resistance protein RGA3 isoform X2, whose product is MEGEAAAAVLQTLVQNLIDLCKKEISQIRDLHKNAAKLAGNLDMIKNFLNDAETRTITSGAIKNWLKKLEDMAFDADNVLDEINYNILSKQIKPTEPEDEKVPSCFSRLSCFSCCNNLSRSRNMALTIKEINENLESINKEAANLGLVEKLANEPTLVIASSETDSFSDDPVFIGRDGVKLEIVEMLTNSITNDERKVSIISIVGMGGLGKTTLTRKVFNHLKDETRFGSHIWVHVSPHFDAMTILKKILKELTDQVEGESKQDILSKLQQALKDKTYLLVLDDVWNEDLSIWEDFMKSLLGVSCVKGNAIVVTTRSMQVTSIVKPIHTHELEGLSVEECWSIIEVKTFGEGNAPSEFETIGKRIARKCQGLPLAANVVGGILSNQSDEEKWRSIEEKWLSADEGGDNITKILRLSFDNLSLPSLKKCFAYCAMFPKGSKIIKQELIEMWMAEGFLQADERDDMESVGEKFINVLLHNSLLQVILWRDDDGNVEECGMHDLVHDLACSVSSSSNNTGGSSRVRYMIVGDNYCGDESSGDKSKEMAKYLRTLLISFSGSSSGINFSDFESLHVLRLESGYQVKELPSSIQKLIHLRDFDISKTSIEVLPDWIGEFFHLQTLRVDSSDFRIRRKLPSTIKYLINLRHLYIDYNVEYLPMGIGRLTSLQTLKYFPVGDENGCKIEELGSLNNLKGELWIWNLERVHDKEEAWKVNLFKKSKILTLCLEWDRYGRREGERNDEDVLEGLQPHSDLRELKISNYKGKRFPLWTEKMSVRDAPQGSWVLLNNLMSLSLICCNECEEIPMLVHLPNLKSLVLGGWSNLKSINSSFYGMVNKDTRIVFPALKRLELKYMPKLAEWAEIEISDGSEVKLFPRLQCLEIYVCPQLMSVPSHVSSCLEYLSIDGIGVECLPADWLLSNSETLSYLEISSCPNLREISDRWGEEESEGRSFTITSLPIFPRLKFLYIRGVPKLSLETVDAMRRLEVNGYKRIDHDGEVKPEETERNQVKQ